The following are encoded in a window of Arthrobacter antioxidans genomic DNA:
- a CDS encoding CrcB family protein, producing the protein MFLGGMGGTLARFWLSEVLPTPSGLPFGIFLINSSGAFALGLLLEALARRGPDVDRRRALRLLVGTGFLGGFTTYSALAVDSALLLGAGRAAEGLGYLALSVVVGLGATALGIGVGRLVHRRSPKLPGGPS; encoded by the coding sequence GTGTTCCTCGGAGGCATGGGCGGGACCCTCGCGCGGTTCTGGCTGTCCGAGGTCCTGCCGACTCCGTCGGGTCTCCCGTTCGGCATCTTCCTGATCAACAGCTCAGGGGCATTCGCCCTGGGCCTGCTCCTCGAAGCCCTGGCACGGCGGGGCCCCGACGTCGACCGGCGTCGGGCGCTGCGGCTCCTGGTCGGCACCGGCTTCCTCGGCGGTTTCACCACCTACAGTGCGCTCGCCGTCGACTCCGCCCTCCTCCTGGGCGCCGGCCGGGCTGCGGAGGGCCTGGGCTACCTCGCGCTGTCCGTGGTCGTAGGACTCGGGGCGACGGCGCTCGGGATCGGCGTGGGACGACTGGTCCACCGTCGATCGCCGAAGCTCCCGGGGGGACCATCATGA
- the crcB gene encoding fluoride efflux transporter CrcB, with translation MSLAMALALGAAGGLGAVARFVLDGVIRGPLRGVVPIGTMTVNITGSFLLGLVTALGLTSVLPSEWTLICGVGFLGGYTTFSTASSETVRLLQAERVGAAVLSGAGTALAALAAAALGLWVGSLGAGLGGS, from the coding sequence ATGAGCCTCGCCATGGCACTCGCGCTCGGCGCCGCGGGCGGGCTGGGCGCGGTAGCACGGTTCGTGCTCGACGGCGTCATCCGGGGTCCCCTCCGGGGAGTGGTCCCCATCGGCACCATGACGGTCAATATCACCGGCTCCTTCCTGCTCGGTCTCGTGACCGCGCTGGGCCTGACCTCGGTCCTCCCGTCCGAGTGGACGCTGATCTGCGGCGTGGGCTTCCTCGGCGGCTACACCACCTTCAGCACGGCGAGCAGCGAGACGGTGCGCCTGCTCCAGGCGGAGCGTGTCGGCGCCGCTGTGCTCTCGGGTGCGGGCACGGCGCTGGCGGCGCTGGCTGCGGCCGCGTTGGGATTGTGGGTGGGGTCCCTCGGGGCCGGGCTGGGCGGGAGCTGA